CTTAATCTTATTTCAATAGGATCAATCCCTAACTCATTTCCTATCATGTTAATAATCCTTTCAATGAAATACGTTGCTTCAGGCCTTCCAGCTCCTCTATATGATGTAGTAGGAACTTTATTAGTATGAACTGCATACACAGAAAGTAAAGCATCTCTTATCTTATAAGGGCCTAATAATATTCTTGCTGTACTTTTTACGTTACCTCCTTCGTCATCATTAGCATCAGCATAGGGCGCTCCTAAATCGCCTATTATTGTTCCTACTAAACTAGTAATTATACCATCTTTAGTAAAACCTACTTTAAATTTTAATTTTTTATCTCTACCATGGCCTGCGCTAATCATCTCTTCAGTTCTCGTAGGGATCCACTTTAATGGAACCTTAAGTTTCATCGCCAATTTTGCTAACGCGTACTCTTCTGGATGTGTAATTATTTTACTTCCGAAGGCTCCTCCTACATCTGGTTGGATTACTCTAATGTCTGAAAATCCTAGAAAATTTACTAGATTTCTCCTTAGATAGTGAGCTGATTGAGTTGAAGACCATACAGTTAATCTTTGTCCATCAAAGAATGATACATTACCCCTAGTTTCTAATGGTGATGCAATCATTCTTTGATTAATCAATTCTCCTTCTATAACTTCAGAATCTTTCAGAACTTTTTCTGGATCTCCTGAAGAGTATACTTCCTTAAAATATATATTAGATGAAAGTTTCGAGTATACTTTTACTTCATCTTTTATTGCTTCGTAAGGGTCTAAAATATAAGGTAAATCTTCATATTCAACTTCTATGCTTTCAAGTAAATCATAAGCTTCATATCTATCTTTAGCTATTACACAAGCAATTGGTTGGCCTATATAAGTTGTTTCTTGGGTAGGAATAGGGAAATCCTTTCCAGGATTTATATCTTCTCCGGTAAAAACTCCATCAGTTTTCTTTACTTTAATCCTAGCATGTGGCTTAGTTGATCTTAAAAACGCTACGAACATTTCTCCAGGCAGTTTTATATCATCAACATAAGCACCTTTATCTGTAATAAGCCTAGGATCTTCAATCCTTTTTATTGGTTTACCAATATATTGCATAAAAATAATTAATAGAATACACTTATATTTTCTTTATTCTTGTTAAAGCAGACGGATGAGTAGATAAAATATTTGATTTTCTTTCTCCATATTTAATTATAATCTCATGAAGTACTTCCTTATCTACTATTCTAGTAGCAAATGAATCTGCTTGTAATTCAAAGAATCTGGATAAATATCTCTGAAATAGAATTAGAGTTATTGCTAAAGGGATAAAAAATAGTATATTTGTTACACTATTTAATAATGCAAATACTAAAATATTTATTAAAATTAGCATCTTTATATGATGATGCAACTTTATATGTCCTAATTCATGAGCAATCATAGCCTTAATTTCTTCTTCCTTTAAATTTAGACTAGCAGAAGTTAAAATAATATCTCCGTTATATAGAGAAAAGGCATTTATATAGTCTCCATCTCTTATTTTTGCGGTAATGGTTTTATTCCCTAATTGAAATTGAACATGCTTTTCATATTTCATAAATTTAGGCAAAGTAAGATAGATTGAATCAATAAATATGAGTGACAGTATAGCGAAAATAATCACTTGCATACTATATTATATGAAGTAGTACTATATATTTAGTACTAAAAAAGTTTCAAAAACCCCTCTCCTCAATAATACATGTGAAAGCAATACTTTTAGAAAATGGAAAGCCAGTACTTAAAGAAGTTCCAGTTCCAACTTTGCAAGATGGGGACGTCCTAGTTAAAATGAAGGCTTGTGGACTCTGCGGAACTGATGTGGAGAAAATCTGCGGACAATATACTGCTTCTCAACCTATTTTAGGACATGAACCTGCAGGAATTATTTCACAATCTAAAGTAGATTGGTTGAAAGAAGGAGATAGAGTTTTTGCTCACCATCATGTTCCTTGTTATGAATGTTATTACTGCAAAAAAGGAAGCCCAACAATGTGTCCATATTATAGAAAAACCAATTTAGATCCAGGTGGATTTGCAGAATACTTTAGAGTTCCCGCATGGAATGTCAGTAAAGGAGGAATACTAAAATTACCCGATTCAGTAAGTTTTGATGAAGCATCTTTTATTGAACCATTAGCAACAGTTATAAGAGGACAAAGAAGAGTTTTCATTGACAAGGACGATTATGTTTTAGTTGTCGGAGCAGGACCAATGGGATTACTTCATGTTCTTTTAGCTAAAGCAAATGGTGCAGGAAAAGTTTTCGTCTCAGATGTATCAGATTTTAGAAACGACTATTCCTTAAAAGTAGGTGCAGACGAAGCATTGAATCCTAAGAATGTGGACGTTATAAGCGAAATAAAGAAAAATACTGATGGAAGAGGTGTAGATGTAAGTATTATAGCATCTGGAGCTCCATCAGCAATACTTACAGGATTAAATGCTGTAAGAAAAGGAGGAAGAGTATTGCTTTTTGGCGTACCATATAAAGGAACTATTTTAAATTATGATATAAGTAATCTCTTAAATTACGAAATTTCTATAATTTCTAGTAATGCTGCTGTAGAAGAAGACACTAAAGAAGCATTAAAAATGATTTATGAGAAGAAAGTTGATGTAATGAAATTAGTCACTCATAAATTTAAGTTAGATGAATTTAATGATGCCGTAAGGATAGCTAAGGAAGGCAAGACCATAAAGGCTATAATATATGATTGAAATAAAAATAATATATAAGGAGAGAGTCATTTTAAATAATTTCAAAGAATTTTCAATATCCTTGCAATCAGGTAAGTTTCCTTCTCCTACAGAATAATATCCTATTTTTTCTAGTTTTATTCCTAAAATACCTGCCGCGATTGAAATAGGATATTTTGCGTTTGGACTCTCTATTTTACTTTCTTTTAAAGCATTAATTCCCTTTTTGACGTCAAAATGAAGAAAAAAACCGGAAATTAGCATAAATAATGCAGTAAGCCTAGCAGGTAAATAATTCAATATAGTATCCACTTTAGCTGAAAAATAGCCTTCTCTATAAAGTTCTTTAGTCTTATATCCTACCATACTATCCATAGTATTAGCTAATCTTTGAAGTAACGCACCAAATAATCCAAGTAATAAGAACCAGAATAAGGGAGAAGTAATCCCATCAACTAAGCTTTCGAATAAGGATTCTATAGCAGCAGAAGCGATGTGACCTTTATCCGCTTTAGATAAATCTCTTCTAACAATCTGCTGAACTAAAGATCTAGACTTATTATCTAATAATTTCGACTTATTTACTATACTGTATAACATTTTAATTGAAAAAGTAGTCTTTAAAATAAAGGATAATAGAATTATTTTTAAGATTATAAACACTCCATAGCTAGGAATAAGTAATGGTGACAAGAATAGTAATTGTACTGGTATAACTGAAATTATCCATAGAAATAGTCCATATAAGTATCCTGCAAAAGGTTTAATTAGCTCCTCTGAAATTTTTCCAGTCAAAACTACTGGATGAATATAAATAGGCGGTTCTCCTAAGACTAAATCTATAAGTAATGCAATAAATAATATAGGAAGCAATATTTCTCCTCAGATAATAAGAATAGAGGAAAAGATAAAGTTATTATAGCTCCAGTTAGATCTCCTGAAGAACCCCTTAGTATAATCTTACCTAAATAATAAAAGAGAATAAAAAGGATGACAAAGACAATTAGAGAATATCCAAGTATAAAAGGGATGAGCTGTAAAATTATCCATATATATTTGTCTCTAAGTTTTGAGTGAAATATCTTTCCTAAATAACTAAAATCCATAGGAGATAAAATTGAAAGATTAAGCATACCTAAGCCTCTTGATAAAACCTCTGCAGAAATTAAAGAAAGCATCAAATAAATTGATGGAGATGATAACTTATCTACTGCAATAAACATCAATATTAGATATACAAAACCTAACCCTATTCCGCCACTACCTATTTCAACATCTTTTAATGCCTTTACTCTCTTCTGATAATCTCCTCTAATCATTAACGCATCTCCAAAATCCAGTAAACCATCAAGATGATTAAAACCTCGTAGTATTTCAATAATGATAATTAATGCATATTTAGCCAAATTTCCTATAAGAAAATAAATAAGAAAATATGAAATAAAATCTATTAGTCCCGTTATTGTTCCTACTAATATTGGAGAAATAAAGCTATATTCTGCTACTAAATCGATGTCTCCCTTTACTGAAGGAATAATAGTAAAGAATGATATTTGTGAAAGGATTCCTTTTAAAGACTTCACATTCTTAAAATAACTATGCCAATTATAATTTCTTCAACAATGAGCGACTCAGGAAAATCATTTGTAACTACGGGGCTTGTCAGATTACTTAATGGAATTCCTTTTAAAGCACAAAATATGTCCCTAAATAGCTTTCCATCAGTAGAAGGAGGAGAAATTGCATTCATTCAAGCATTTCAATCGCTAGGAAGAGGATTAAAACCTAGAAATTTCATGAATCCAGTATTATTAAAGCCATCTGGAAATGGAATTGAAGTAATTTTATATGGTAAATCATTAGGTAATATTAATCCTAAGGAATATTATTCTATGATTTTTGAAATTTGGGATAAAAAAATCAAGAGAGAATTAAAAACTGACATGATAATAGAAGGAGCAGGTGGAATAGAACCCAATTTCCTAGATAGAGATATAACAACTATCTTCCCAATGAAAGAAGGAATTCCTTCTATTCTTGTTTTAGATATAGATAGAGGTGGATCTTTCTCATCAGCATATGGAGTTTATGAAATGTTACCTCCATCATTAAGACCGATGCTAAAAGGTTTCATAATAAATAAATTCAGAGGAGAAAAATCATTTTTAGATGACGCAATTACTTGGCTAGAACAAAGAACATCCATGAAGTATTTAGGAGCAATACCATATTTAGATAAAACTCCTATTATGGCAGAAGATTCAATGAATATAAGCGAAATAGGAGATGGAGAAATAAACGTTGCTATAATCAATTATCCTTATATGAGCAATTTTAATGAATTTCAAGCTTTTGAAAAATCTAACGCCTCAGTTACTTTTATTAACAATCCTAAAAAGGCGGAAAAAGCAGATCTAATTATTCTTCCGGGTAGTAGGAACACTTTCAAATCATTAGCCTGGTTAAAAGAAAGAGGATTTATAGAAGTTCTAAGGAAAAAACCAGTACTAGGAATATGTGGTGGTTTTCAAATAATGGGTAAAAAATTAATTGATCCGTATGGTATCGAAAGCGGAAAGCCTAGAGAGTATGAAGGTCTAGGATTTTTTGATTTTGAAGTAAGATTCGATATGGAAAAGGTAGTTTCAATAAGTATAGCAGAAAATGAAAGAAGAGGAAAAATTGTGGGATATGAAATAAGAAGAGGAAAAATTAATTACTACGAAGATAAACCTTTTTTGACAATAACTAAAAGAAATGAAATAGAAACCAATATCCAAGATGGAGCATTTAAAGGTAATAAGATGGGTTATAGTATCCATGGCTCATTATATAATTCAAGTATTCTAGATCTTTTTGACATAAAGATATTTAGTAAAAGTTTAGAAGAAGAAATATATGAAATGGCATCTAAAACAGAGAAAGTAATAAGGGATAATGTAGACATAGATAAAGTTAAAGAATTATATAACATTAAATATCCTAGATAAGTGTGTTTAATCCTTCAGAATTTATCAAAGAAATCGAGCCACAATTAATAAAATTTAAAGATGAAAAAATTTTAGCAGCAATAAGCGGTGGAGTAGACAGTACTACAGCTGCAGTATTAATGTATAAAATTTTAGGCAAGAATGTAATACCAGTAATGATTGATACTGGATTTTTGAGAAAAAATGAAGCTAATATTGTGAAGAATTCTCTAAAAGATATTATTCCAATTAAAATTATTGATAAAAGCAAAGAATTTATAAGTAATTTGGAAGGCTTAGAAGATGCAGAAGAAAAAAGGAAAAAATTTAGAGATTTATTTTATAATACGCTTTCAGAATTAATAAAAGAATATAAAATAACTTATCTAGTTCAAGGAACTATAGCTGCGGATTGGATAGAAACTCAAGGGGGTATAAAAACTCAACACAACGTTCTAGTTCAGCTAGGTATAGATACAGAGAAAACATGGGGATTTAAAGTAATAGAACCGTTAGCTGACTTATATAAAAATGAAGTAAGAGAAGTTGCAAGATATTTAGGCTTACCAAAAGAAATTTCAGAAAGACAACCATTTCCTGGGCCTGGTCTTTTAGTGAGAATAATAGGTAGAGTAACTAAAGAAAAATTAGAAATAGAAAGAGAAGCTAATAGTATTGTAGAAAAATATTTAGATGGAAAAGGATATTCTCAATATTTTTCTGCTATCTTGGAGTCAAATAAAATTTTAGATCAAACAATTTCTGCAGATTTAGGAGAAAAAGTATTTACGTATAAGAATAAGGCTACTGGAGTTAAAGGAGATGTAAGAAGTTTTGGTAAAATAGCAAGTATAGATAGTAATTGTGATTACGATAAACTAAGAGAAACTGTTCAAAAAATAACTAAATACGATATTACGCATGTTCTGTTAAAGCTTAAAGAAAAGGATCAAGATTTGCCATATTCTATCGCAATAAGAGCAGTAATTACTGAAGATTTTATGACTGCAGACTTTGCAAAGATAGATAAAGGAATTTTAAATAAAATTGCAGACGAAATAATGGATATACCTAAAGTTAAAGAAGTATTATATGATATAACTTCAAAACCTCCTGCCACTATTGAATTTGAATAATATCTAAAGTATTTATAAAACAATTTTATGTCTAAAAAAATGTTTATGCTGGAAATGCATATTTCAATTTTTCTAATAATTGTATTCTTTTCGCTGAACTTGGATGGTCACTAAAGAAATCTGAAAACCAAGACACTTTTTCATGTTTCCAGTATTCAATTAATTCATCTACACTGGTTTCTGGAATATCTTCATTAACTTCTATTGGAGAGAAGAATAGCATATTTGCTATATTATTGTTATTTTTCTTTTTATATTTTTCAAGAATTCTAGGATCAGTAGATAGTGTAATCTTTGCTAATGCTCTCTCTAAATTTTCAGCACCATTAGGTACTGTTTCTGCTGCATTAACATCTGCATACGCTTCTCTCATTCTATTTAAATAGAGGACAAAGAACTGGAATAGATAGCTTACTACTAGAAGCGCTATACCTACTAACCATAATGCTCCTGCATTGTTGTTTCTTCCTCCTCCTTCTGAGAACATCCCACTAAACATTAGTGAGTAGCCAATCCAGAATAATAGTGCTGGAATTAATCCTACAGCCATTAGTAATTGTACATCTTTATGCCTTAAATGACCAAGCTCGTGACCTAAAACTGCCTTTAGCTCATCTTTATTTAACATTTTTAATAGTGGTAATGTTATTGCTACTCTTTTTCCTGCTATTGGGCTTCCATAGGCAAAAGCATTAGGGAAAGGAACATTAGCTATATAGACTTTAGGAGGGGACATTCTATTGTACATTGCTACTTCATTTACAACATCGACTACCCATCCGTAAGTGGGATCATTTGGAGTCACTTCTACGGTTTTATACATTGCATTTATAAGATATGGCCCAAATAACCATTGTATTATATCAAGTACAATAAGGAATGATAAGATTCCTACTATTACTAGTGGAGCGAAACTTAGTCCATAGAAATAGCTAACTACGGCAAATATTAAAGCAAATCCTAAAAGGAATATCCCTATACTGGCTAGTAACATGTTAGCTTTGAGTTTTAATATAGTTAGGTTCATACTATTCAAAATAAAGTTTTAACATATGGGTTATTAAAGTTTAATCAAAACCCTTTTATAATTTAGGGTATAAAAACTTAAATTATCATTATTTTATTCTAGTTAACACAATTTATAACCAATAATCTTTAAAACAAGATAGATTAGAATTTTTAATTATTTTAGTCTTAATAAATGCTAATAAAAATAAGTATCTAGCAACTTATTAGTCTTATCTTAATATGTTATTTTAGTAAATTATTGTGTGGAATTATCACTTTAAATACTTAGTAATAATACTCCATTTATATTATAAAATATAGATAAACTAGTTATATTTTTGTATTCTGAATAAAATAGAAAAAGAAAATTATATACATAAATCTAGTTGAAGCATTTATATATCTCTATGTAGATATATTATTATGGAAGAACTAGTTAAAGAATACATGAGAAGTAATGTAATATCTGTAGATAAAGAATCTAAATTGAAAGATGTAGCTAAAATTATGACAGAAAATAACGTAGGATCAGTTATAGTAGTAGATAATGGTAAGCCTATAGGAATTATAACTGAAAAAGATATAGTAAGAGCTATTGGAAAAGGAGAAGATCTAAATTCATTGGCTAAAAATATAATGACTGCATCATTAATAACAATAAGAGAAGACTCACCAATAACTGGAGCTTTGAGCATTATGAGATCAAGTAATATAAGACATCTACCGGTAGTAGATAATTCAGGAAAATTATGCGGTATCCTCTCGATCAGAGATGTAGCTAAAGCACTAGATAATATGTTTGAGAATAGTTTAGATTAGGACAAATCTTAATAGTTCATTTATTTTTTCTTCATCTAATGAAGATAAAAATATGGAAAGAATGGTATGATATAATATTGAAACTTTCTGAAACTAGAAAAGAAGATTTAAGTAAAACTATAGATTATATTTCAAATACCAAGGAGTGCCTTAATTTGTCTAGAGTTAAAACATCTAAACTGAAAGAGATAAATGTAAATTTAGATAAAGAAATTTCAGATAAAGAAATTGAGAGAAAAATAGAAAAGTTTCTGTTTTGTGATTAATTATGGAAAATAAGGAAAAGCAAGGGAATAGGAGTGCAGGATTTGTAAGAATAGGCTTATTCAATCTTTTGTTAAAAACTTTAGTTGCTCCTATTTCTTTCCTTTTTTCGCTTTTAGTTGTTAGATACTTGTCTTCAATATCAATAGAAACTTTTGGAATATGGCAGTATATTTTCATTTTAGTAACTGGTTATTTTACTATTCCTGGAGATCTTTTTTCGTCAATAACGTCTAGATATTCCGCAGAAGGAAGAAAAATAGGTGGAATAATTATAATAAACGCTCTGGCAGGAGCTTTGTCCTCTCTTATTTATTTCTTTCTTATTCCTGACTTTGTAAATATTTCTGGGTATCATATATTTTCGTACTTTTACTTAGCCATTCTCTTAATAATATCAATTTATCTAATGAAGATAAGCAATTCTATAGCTATAGGAAAATCTCCTAGATTAACAGCTATATCTACAGTATCTTTTCAATTATTGAGATTAGGATCGGGTATTGTACTAATGTTTTATTTTCATTTATCAATAGAAGCAGTAATTTTAGCGTACACTATAGGCTACTTGTCTCAAATACTTTTCAACTTAGTTTTCGTCAATGCCAACTTAAAAGTAGATTTTAAAGTAGCATTTACAGCAGTTAAAAAGTCTCTAGTCTTTATCATGAATTATGTGCAATTAATAATAGAATCGACTTTAACGCTAATTATAGTTGCATTAGTAGGCTCTGCAATTCCAATTTCTTATTTTGAATCCGCATTAATAATTTCGAATATAGTATATTGGAGCCAAGCTTCAACAGATGGACTAGTTTTAAAGTTACAAGAATCTAAAGATCCTAAGCTAATTGAAACAGCATTAAAGCTATTTTTTACTGCCGGAGGAATTTTTCTCTTAATAATATTAGTAGATGGAGAAAGACTTTTGTATATTCTAAGACCAGAGTATATAGCTTCCATATGGGCATTGTTAGTTCTTTCTACTTCAAATTTTATCCGCGCTTTATATAGCATTTTTTATAGAGCAATATACATGAAGGATGAGACTCTGTCAGTAGAGTCAAAAGGTGAATTTAAAGGATATACAGCTAAATTGACTAGAAATAATGTAATAATATCAGCTTTTGGTGTAACATCAATGCTAATATTAGCATATATGATTAAAGATAATGAAAATATATATCAAATCTCTCCTTTACTTGCTGTAATAATATCTTCTGCTTTACTCATTAATTCTATTGGTATGTTAATTTCTTCTTTCTTAACCTCAAAAAAATTGTATAGTTTTAGATTTCCAAAAAGAGAAGCTATAGTATCAATTTTCTTATCGTTGTTAGCTTCGTTTCCTTTTCTTGGATTAACTAAAGAAAGAACTATTCCTGAATTAGAAATAATGATAAAACTAACACTTTTCTCGATAATAATTTATGTAGTATTAAGCTACTTCTTAAATCCATATGCAAGAAGCTTGATTAGAACGGCAATAAAAGAAGTAAAAAACTTTAAGCTATAAGATTGCTCTATATATATGTCAGGTTTAGATATAAGGTTAAAAAGACTTTTCGAAAAAGGGAAAACTTTCATTGTAGCCTTGGATCATGGATTAGTAATGGGACCATTAAAGGGAATAGAAAATCCGGCTGAAATAGTTTCAAAACTCTCTGGAATACCAGATGCATTACAGATGTCTCCTGCTATGCTAAGAATAGTAGAAGAAAACTTTTACACCAGATCTTCTTCTATGATAATAGCTAGGCTTGATACTGCAAACGTATGGAGAAAAGAAAGAAAGTTCTCGTCTGGCTATTATTCAATGGTTTATAATGTTAAAGAAGCAGTAGAAGCTGGAGCTGACGCTGTAGTCACTTACTTAGTAGTAGGCTATGGAGATGATAGAGTTGAAGGATATAACATAGATCAACTATCATTAGCTAGGAAAGAAGCTCATGATTATGGAATTCCTTTTATTATCGAACCATTATACGTTTCTCCAGATAATCCAGATTCTGTTAAAGATGTAAACTTAGTGAAATATGTTACTAGGTTAGCATCAGAAATAGGTGCTGATATTCTAAAAGTCGATTATACTGGAAGCAAAGAATCATTTAGAGAAGTAGTAAATGTTGCCTTTTCACCTATAGTAATTAGAGGAGGTCCAAAGACTAAGGATGATAAAGAATTTCTCATGATGTTAAAAGATGCTATAGATGCTGGAGCAAAAGGCATTACAGTAGGAAGAAACTTATGGCAATCCAAAGATCCAGTTAGTATGGCTAAGGCAATAGCTAGTATAATAAAAGAAGATAAAAAAATCGAGGAAATAACAGTCTAATGTGAATATAATGGTAAGCAAAGCTATTATTACGTCTGCTGGCCTAGGAAGTAGAATGAAATATATAACTTCAGTAATGCCTAAAGCACTACTACCACTATTTAAAAAAGAAGATGGAAAAAGAGTAATGAGACCTATAATTGATCTTATTATGGATTCTTTAAGAGCTTGTGGAGTTAACAATTTTAGCATAGTTGTAGGAAAACATGGAAAGCTTTTAATGGATTATTTATTCGAAAGAGGAGTAACTTTCTTCTTTCAAGACACTCCAAAAGGATTTGGGGATGCAGTATTAAGAGCAGAAAATTTTGCTTGTGGTGAACCCTTTTTTGTACATGCAGATGATGGTGTACTAACTGGAGGATATTATGAAGCAAAAGAATTATTTGAACAAAATAATCCTGATGCAGTATTATTATTAAGGAAGGTAAATAATCCACATAGATACGGTATAGCAAAAGTCAAAGACCAGGGAAAATTCATGAATCATGCTATGTATTACATTTTAGATGTTCAAGAAAAACCTCCTCAGCCTTTCTCTAATTTAGCAATTTCAGCAGTTTATATTTTCAAACCTAAAATCTTTACATATCTGAAAAATATAAAAATAAGCGAAGGAGAATTAGAATTAACATATGGGATAAAGAAAATTTTAGATGATGGAGGAGAAGTATTAAGTCTTGAATTAGAAGATGAAAAATGGTTAAATGTAGGAGATCCAGATAATTACTTTAAAGCATTAGAGTATTCATTTCAAAATTTATAATTATTTTCTTATTACCTCCATTTTGTTTTTGGCATAATTACTTGTTTATATCTTTCTAGCCTTTCCTTATAAGGAAGCAAATCTTCTATCATTACTTTTACTTCATCTTTCATATTTCTTTTTGGTTTGAATCCTAATTCTTCTAGAATT
This genomic window from Acidianus manzaensis contains:
- a CDS encoding adenosylcobinamide-GDP ribazoletransferase, whose amino-acid sequence is MKSLKGILSQISFFTIIPSVKGDIDLVAEYSFISPILVGTITGLIDFISYFLIYFLIGNLAKYALIIIIEILRGFNHLDGLLDFGDALMIRGDYQKRVKALKDVEIGSGGIGLGFVYLILMFIAVDKLSSPSIYLMLSLISAEVLSRGLGMLNLSILSPMDFSYLGKIFHSKLRDKYIWIILQLIPFILGYSLIVFVILFILFYYLGKIILRGSSGDLTGAIITLSFPLFLLSEEKYCFLYYLLHYL
- a CDS encoding ATP-binding protein encodes the protein MFNPSEFIKEIEPQLIKFKDEKILAAISGGVDSTTAAVLMYKILGKNVIPVMIDTGFLRKNEANIVKNSLKDIIPIKIIDKSKEFISNLEGLEDAEEKRKKFRDLFYNTLSELIKEYKITYLVQGTIAADWIETQGGIKTQHNVLVQLGIDTEKTWGFKVIEPLADLYKNEVREVARYLGLPKEISERQPFPGPGLLVRIIGRVTKEKLEIEREANSIVEKYLDGKGYSQYFSAILESNKILDQTISADLGEKVFTYKNKATGVKGDVRSFGKIASIDSNCDYDKLRETVQKITKYDITHVLLKLKEKDQDLPYSIAIRAVITEDFMTADFAKIDKGILNKIADEIMDIPKVKEVLYDITSKPPATIEFE
- the cutA gene encoding glyceraldehyde dehydrogenase subunit alpha, which encodes MQYIGKPIKRIEDPRLITDKGAYVDDIKLPGEMFVAFLRSTKPHARIKVKKTDGVFTGEDINPGKDFPIPTQETTYIGQPIACVIAKDRYEAYDLLESIEVEYEDLPYILDPYEAIKDEVKVYSKLSSNIYFKEVYSSGDPEKVLKDSEVIEGELINQRMIASPLETRGNVSFFDGQRLTVWSSTQSAHYLRRNLVNFLGFSDIRVIQPDVGGAFGSKIITHPEEYALAKLAMKLKVPLKWIPTRTEEMISAGHGRDKKLKFKVGFTKDGIITSLVGTIIGDLGAPYADANDDEGGNVKSTARILLGPYKIRDALLSVYAVHTNKVPTTSYRGAGRPEATYFIERIINMIGNELGIDPIEIRLRNVIRPEEMPYKNAFGITYDSGNYPAILNLAKEYYRQLLSEAKENDCVGLAMYVEITGFGPWEVARVFAKSDGKIIAITGSGPHGQGDATGFAQIVAETLQIPIDSIEVRWGDTDIIEDGIGTWGSRTITVGGSAIMKASQELKERIMSVASKMLNADIEELEYEEGGKITHKKSGKSVNLNEVISFAYKNGVSLDVTSVYPVSKPTSPYGVHMAVVNIDKELDKIKVKKYIALDDIGRVINPLTAGGQIHGGVLQGIAQAIYEEAILDNQGNVLNPNLNDYGFPTAVESPEILWYYKEMALSSHPTGSKGVGEAGAVVSTPVIVNAVENCIKKRIFKIPIKLSEL
- a CDS encoding cobyric acid synthase, translated to MPIIISSTMSDSGKSFVTTGLVRLLNGIPFKAQNMSLNSFPSVEGGEIAFIQAFQSLGRGLKPRNFMNPVLLKPSGNGIEVILYGKSLGNINPKEYYSMIFEIWDKKIKRELKTDMIIEGAGGIEPNFLDRDITTIFPMKEGIPSILVLDIDRGGSFSSAYGVYEMLPPSLRPMLKGFIINKFRGEKSFLDDAITWLEQRTSMKYLGAIPYLDKTPIMAEDSMNISEIGDGEINVAIINYPYMSNFNEFQAFEKSNASVTFINNPKKAEKADLIILPGSRNTFKSLAWLKERGFIEVLRKKPVLGICGGFQIMGKKLIDPYGIESGKPREYEGLGFFDFEVRFDMEKVVSISIAENERRGKIVGYEIRRGKINYYEDKPFLTITKRNEIETNIQDGAFKGNKMGYSIHGSLYNSSILDLFDIKIFSKSLEEEIYEMASKTEKVIRDNVDIDKVKELYNIKYPR
- the htpX gene encoding zinc metalloprotease HtpX: MNLTILKLKANMLLASIGIFLLGFALIFAVVSYFYGLSFAPLVIVGILSFLIVLDIIQWLFGPYLINAMYKTVEVTPNDPTYGWVVDVVNEVAMYNRMSPPKVYIANVPFPNAFAYGSPIAGKRVAITLPLLKMLNKDELKAVLGHELGHLRHKDVQLLMAVGLIPALLFWIGYSLMFSGMFSEGGGRNNNAGALWLVGIALLVVSYLFQFFVLYLNRMREAYADVNAAETVPNGAENLERALAKITLSTDPRILEKYKKKNNNNIANMLFFSPIEVNEDIPETSVDELIEYWKHEKVSWFSDFFSDHPSSAKRIQLLEKLKYAFPA
- a CDS encoding cobalamin biosynthesis protein translates to MLPILFIALLIDLVLGEPPIYIHPVVLTGKISEELIKPFAGYLYGLFLWIISVIPVQLLFLSPLLIPSYGVFIILKIILLSFILKTTFSIKMLYSIVNKSKLLDNKSRSLVQQIVRRDLSKADKGHIASAAIESLFESLVDGITSPLFWFLLLGLFGALLQRLANTMDSMVGYKTKELYREGYFSAKVDTILNYLPARLTALFMLISGFFLHFDVKKGINALKESKIESPNAKYPISIAAGILGIKLEKIGYYSVGEGNLPDCKDIENSLKLFKMTLSLYIIFISIIYYSLYGLAFLSYPYGIIKFI
- a CDS encoding zinc-dependent dehydrogenase, which encodes MKAILLENGKPVLKEVPVPTLQDGDVLVKMKACGLCGTDVEKICGQYTASQPILGHEPAGIISQSKVDWLKEGDRVFAHHHVPCYECYYCKKGSPTMCPYYRKTNLDPGGFAEYFRVPAWNVSKGGILKLPDSVSFDEASFIEPLATVIRGQRRVFIDKDDYVLVVGAGPMGLLHVLLAKANGAGKVFVSDVSDFRNDYSLKVGADEALNPKNVDVISEIKKNTDGRGVDVSIIASGAPSAILTGLNAVRKGGRVLLFGVPYKGTILNYDISNLLNYEISIISSNAAVEEDTKEALKMIYEKKVDVMKLVTHKFKLDEFNDAVRIAKEGKTIKAIIYD
- a CDS encoding M48 family metalloprotease, with product MKYEKHVQFQLGNKTITAKIRDGDYINAFSLYNGDIILTSASLNLKEEEIKAMIAHELGHIKLHHHIKMLILINILVFALLNSVTNILFFIPLAITLILFQRYLSRFFELQADSFATRIVDKEVLHEIIIKYGERKSNILSTHPSALTRIKKI
- a CDS encoding CBS domain-containing protein, whose translation is MMEELVKEYMRSNVISVDKESKLKDVAKIMTENNVGSVIVVDNGKPIGIITEKDIVRAIGKGEDLNSLAKNIMTASLITIREDSPITGALSIMRSSNIRHLPVVDNSGKLCGILSIRDVAKALDNMFENSLD